The following proteins come from a genomic window of Geomonas sp. RF6:
- a CDS encoding phenylacetate--CoA ligase family protein, with translation MPGREFCAVKGAELARSDAETIARRQDELLRRHVEYAYTRSAFYRRTFDGAGVTPADIRTSADLVRLPFTAKRDLEECHADFLALGEGAMVDLCLTSGTTGKAVAMLQSAQDLKRLAYNEEISFRGAGFTADDRVLVVAAVDRCFMAGLAYFLGLTALGATVLRGGSSNIPLLMELVKNCAPSGIVGVPSLLLALGERLQQGGLDPARLGVRKIVCIGEPVRRQDFSLSALGERVAAIWGAQIFGTYASTEMATSFTDCPAGLGGHLHPDLMVVEVVDEEGRAVPPGEFGEVVATPLGVTGMPLLRFRTGDIAKLHTEPCVCGRNTHRLGPVLGRKAQMLKYRGTTVYPPAIFSVLQEIEGIRGYYIEAHSEFELSDRIRVVVGAQDSTLSAAYVADRISATIRVKPEVVVASPEEVQKKTVQDVKQKPVTFFDYRV, from the coding sequence ATGCCGGGGAGGGAATTTTGTGCGGTAAAGGGTGCAGAGCTCGCTCGCAGCGACGCGGAGACGATCGCTCGACGCCAGGACGAGCTCCTGCGCCGGCATGTGGAGTACGCCTACACCCGTTCCGCTTTCTACCGCCGCACCTTTGACGGAGCCGGGGTGACCCCTGCGGATATTCGGACGAGCGCCGATCTCGTTCGCCTCCCCTTTACCGCCAAGAGAGATCTGGAGGAGTGCCACGCCGATTTTCTGGCGCTCGGGGAAGGGGCGATGGTCGATCTCTGCCTCACCTCCGGGACGACGGGGAAGGCGGTGGCGATGCTGCAGAGCGCACAGGACCTGAAGCGCCTGGCTTACAACGAGGAGATCTCCTTCCGTGGGGCGGGGTTCACCGCCGACGACCGGGTCCTCGTGGTGGCTGCGGTGGATCGCTGCTTCATGGCGGGGCTTGCCTATTTTCTGGGGCTCACGGCTCTCGGCGCCACCGTTTTGAGGGGGGGCTCCAGCAACATTCCGCTTCTCATGGAACTGGTGAAAAATTGCGCCCCGAGCGGGATCGTGGGTGTCCCCTCCCTTCTCCTGGCGCTCGGCGAGAGGCTGCAGCAGGGGGGGCTCGACCCGGCGCGGCTCGGTGTGAGAAAGATCGTGTGCATCGGTGAGCCGGTGCGCAGGCAGGATTTCTCCCTCTCGGCGCTCGGAGAAAGGGTTGCCGCGATCTGGGGAGCGCAGATCTTCGGGACGTACGCCAGCACCGAGATGGCCACCTCCTTCACCGACTGCCCAGCCGGTCTCGGGGGGCATCTGCACCCCGACCTCATGGTGGTGGAAGTGGTGGACGAGGAAGGACGAGCGGTGCCGCCGGGGGAATTCGGCGAAGTCGTAGCCACCCCCTTGGGCGTCACGGGGATGCCCCTTTTGCGCTTCCGCACCGGTGACATCGCGAAGCTGCACACCGAGCCTTGCGTTTGCGGCCGGAACACGCACCGCCTGGGGCCCGTCTTGGGGCGAAAGGCGCAGATGCTGAAGTATCGCGGCACCACGGTGTATCCCCCTGCGATCTTCTCCGTTTTGCAGGAGATCGAGGGGATCCGCGGCTACTACATCGAGGCGCACAGCGAATTCGAGCTGTCGGACCGGATCCGGGTGGTGGTGGGGGCGCAGGACTCCACCCTCTCCGCGGCGTACGTCGCCGACCGGATCTCCGCGACCATCAGGGTGAAGCCGGAGGTCGTGGTGGCCTCGCCGGAAGAGGTGCAGAAGAAGACGGTGCAGGACGTGAAGCAGAAGCCGGTGACCTTTTTCGATTATCGGGTGTAG
- a CDS encoding HAL/PAL/TAL family ammonia-lyase, producing the protein MTEIPVVVLNGYDLTVEDIVAIGVGDKKVALEPAALERCRASRGFLEEEVAARRIIYGVNTSFGPMCNKIIEDAEIEALQVNLIRSHAAGLGDPLKPYVATAVMAVRLNTLVKGFSGVRLELLHFMQNLINTGIASYIPECGSVGASGDLIHLAHLALTIIGEGKAYYQGELHDTAALFQRLGITPMRLSFKEGIALMNGTSAMTALAAFALFGAKKLYRLGCVTGAFALEIFGGIDDAFDEDLHLVKPHAGQLKVAETVRSLYAGSGNITLRKDMHELIRSHETEGPVYETTINVQDVYSIRCTPQILAPVLEAISYATTVIETEANSSNDNPIIIPEKKKIIHGGNFHGQSVGFAMDTLCMAIATLCTLSERRINKFLDRSLNEGLPEFLIPGTPGLTMGFMGAQYLATSTTAENRQLANPVSTNSISCNASNQDVVSMGTVAARKAFRSVSNAKHILTLEVLADLQALSFRNAERLGTGTGRIYRILNAHFSVYDNKRVFHDDLVKFRKLLFSSQIFDDLSPYLCEAPSDAPPAGSHAELYA; encoded by the coding sequence ATGACTGAAATTCCCGTCGTGGTCCTCAACGGCTACGACCTTACAGTTGAAGATATAGTTGCCATCGGCGTCGGCGACAAGAAGGTCGCGCTGGAGCCCGCCGCTCTGGAGCGCTGCCGCGCCAGCCGCGGCTTTCTCGAGGAGGAGGTGGCCGCGCGCCGCATCATCTACGGCGTCAACACTTCCTTTGGCCCGATGTGCAACAAGATTATCGAGGACGCCGAGATCGAGGCGCTCCAGGTAAACCTGATCCGCAGCCACGCGGCCGGGCTCGGCGATCCGCTGAAGCCGTACGTCGCCACCGCGGTCATGGCGGTCCGCCTGAACACCCTGGTGAAGGGATTCAGCGGTGTGCGCCTCGAGCTCCTCCACTTCATGCAGAACCTCATCAATACCGGGATCGCCAGCTACATCCCCGAGTGCGGCAGCGTCGGCGCCTCCGGCGACCTCATCCACCTCGCGCACCTCGCCCTCACCATCATCGGCGAGGGGAAGGCCTATTATCAGGGGGAGTTGCACGACACCGCAGCACTCTTCCAGCGCCTTGGCATCACCCCCATGCGCCTCTCCTTCAAGGAGGGGATCGCCCTCATGAACGGCACGAGCGCCATGACGGCGCTCGCCGCCTTCGCCCTTTTCGGCGCCAAGAAGCTGTACCGCTTGGGGTGCGTCACCGGCGCCTTCGCGCTCGAGATATTCGGCGGCATCGACGACGCCTTCGACGAGGACCTGCACCTCGTGAAGCCGCACGCAGGGCAGCTGAAGGTCGCGGAGACGGTGCGCAGCCTCTACGCCGGCTCCGGAAACATCACGCTCAGAAAAGACATGCACGAGCTCATCCGTAGCCACGAAACGGAAGGGCCGGTGTACGAGACGACGATCAACGTGCAGGACGTGTACTCCATCCGCTGCACGCCGCAGATCCTCGCGCCGGTGCTCGAGGCGATCTCCTACGCCACCACGGTGATCGAGACGGAGGCGAACTCCTCCAACGACAACCCCATCATCATTCCGGAGAAAAAGAAGATCATTCACGGCGGGAACTTCCACGGCCAGAGCGTCGGCTTTGCCATGGACACCCTCTGCATGGCGATTGCCACCCTGTGCACCCTCTCGGAGCGGCGCATCAACAAGTTCCTGGACCGCTCCCTCAACGAGGGGCTCCCGGAATTCCTCATCCCCGGCACCCCCGGCCTCACCATGGGGTTCATGGGGGCGCAGTACCTCGCGACCTCGACTACCGCGGAGAACAGGCAACTGGCAAACCCGGTGAGCACGAACTCCATCTCCTGCAACGCCTCGAATCAGGACGTGGTCAGCATGGGAACTGTGGCGGCACGCAAGGCATTCCGCTCGGTCAGTAACGCGAAGCACATCCTCACCCTTGAGGTGCTCGCCGACCTGCAGGCGCTCTCCTTCCGCAACGCGGAGCGCCTCGGCACCGGGACCGGGAGGATCTACCGCATCCTCAACGCGCACTTCTCCGTGTACGACAACAAGAGGGTCTTTCACGACGACCTGGTGAAGTTCAGAAAGCTCCTCTTCTCCAGCCAGATCTTCGACGACCTTTCCCCCTACCTCTGTGAGGCGCCGTCGGACGCGCCCCCCGCAGGGAGCCACGCGGAGCTCTACGCATGA
- a CDS encoding LolA family protein: protein MRYLFIAIAATFFFIFSIGAQVTGAAQAPPESVFQQLQRTASGVRTLSSDFVQEKHLSMFKTVVSSKGRFNFNKPDQLRWEITAPVASGFVLKGDKGRRWHAHTGRTESFQISQEPVMKLVADQLLSWAQADFARIQKEYRITVLDDAPVSLRLEPTSATTAGFLRYLLVSFSPDGRYVRTVEVHEQDGDFTRIKFVNTAVNKPLKADLF, encoded by the coding sequence ATGAGATACCTCTTCATCGCAATTGCTGCAACGTTCTTCTTCATCTTTTCCATCGGCGCGCAGGTGACCGGTGCCGCGCAGGCACCGCCCGAGAGCGTCTTTCAGCAGCTGCAGCGCACCGCCAGCGGCGTGCGCACCCTTTCGAGCGATTTTGTGCAGGAAAAGCACCTGAGCATGTTCAAGACGGTCGTCTCCTCCAAGGGGCGCTTCAACTTCAACAAGCCGGACCAGCTGCGCTGGGAAATCACCGCGCCTGTCGCCTCCGGGTTCGTCCTGAAGGGGGACAAGGGGAGGCGGTGGCACGCGCACACCGGCCGCACCGAGTCGTTCCAGATAAGCCAGGAGCCGGTCATGAAGCTCGTGGCGGATCAGCTCCTTTCCTGGGCGCAGGCGGACTTTGCGCGCATCCAGAAGGAGTACCGCATAACTGTTCTGGACGATGCGCCGGTGTCGCTGCGCCTGGAGCCTACCTCCGCGACGACCGCCGGTTTCCTGCGCTATCTCCTGGTGAGCTTCAGCCCCGACGGCCGCTACGTGCGCACAGTCGAGGTGCACGAGCAGGACGGCGACTTCACCCGGATAAAGTTCGTGAACACGGCGGTTAACAAGCCGCTGAAGGCGGACCTCTTCTAG
- a CDS encoding MMPL family transporter, translated as MPVPSCTIFERLYRFLATRRRALFGTTILLVILATLASTRLHIEEDIAAMLPDDGSSVAKDFELLQLAPFTRKVVITLSGGEGTDPATLSAAADRLAASLAGAGVSKVTTGPDSAAGGLFRWLGSTLGSLAGEEELSRLGTMSTGAEVQKRLRASYESLLSPEGWALKGSIQNDPLSFSAVAMEKMRFLNMIPHLRLVDNHFMSADGKNALVVLDSTVSMTDSDGSRKLLERIRQGVAKSLPQGVSATVISGHRYTLVNADTIKGDLALILTVTSVAVLGIYFFFLRSLSAVFVFLVPSSILVIASGVMACLDSNVYALTLGFGGVLLGIADEYAMLIYFSCRQGGKDIGTITGEVARPVLFGAAATLLSFGVMMISALPGQRELAIYSMIGIVASVAISLVVLPHLVKPLPQAAVPAARLDLMPRLPRRLVIGVWLGILLLCGWQTTKVRFNGKLSAVSMVTSELKEAEDQVAKTWGDVRGKALVFAEGPDLDAALAVNDRLFARLGKRFAPGELVSIAPLLPSSALQEENRQRWISYWKDGRAARLAADLGREGEALGFSGDAFKPFLERLSTPPPAATEEGMRAAGMEELVNSLIVRSPGGVRVLTMVPDTPEAIASLSEELKGIPGVRLVSQTRFATQMSGAIVHDFTRYLTITCILVFALVAIIFRNPRRIALVLVPVVTGLVCSLGIMGMLGMEFNIFNIAATILIIGLCVDYGIFTVCRLTEGSTHAADRAVLVSGLTTLAGLGALALARHPSMHSIGMTVLLGIGTGIPAALLVIPALCREEES; from the coding sequence ATGCCGGTTCCCTCCTGCACGATCTTCGAGCGCCTGTACCGCTTCCTGGCGACCCGGCGCCGCGCGCTCTTTGGCACCACGATCCTGCTGGTGATCCTCGCCACCCTTGCCTCCACCAGGCTGCACATCGAGGAGGACATCGCCGCGATGCTCCCGGACGACGGCTCCAGCGTCGCCAAGGACTTCGAGCTCCTGCAGCTCGCCCCCTTCACCCGGAAGGTGGTGATTACCCTGAGTGGAGGAGAGGGGACCGACCCCGCGACCCTTTCGGCCGCCGCCGACCGTCTCGCCGCCTCGCTGGCGGGCGCCGGAGTCTCCAAGGTGACGACCGGTCCCGACAGCGCAGCAGGGGGCCTCTTCCGCTGGCTCGGATCGACCTTGGGGAGCCTCGCAGGGGAGGAAGAGCTCTCCCGTCTCGGGACGATGAGCACGGGGGCGGAGGTGCAGAAACGCCTGCGCGCGAGCTATGAGTCGCTCCTCTCCCCGGAGGGGTGGGCCCTGAAGGGGAGCATCCAGAACGACCCGCTCTCTTTCTCGGCGGTCGCCATGGAGAAGATGCGCTTCCTGAACATGATCCCGCACCTGCGGCTGGTCGATAACCACTTCATGAGCGCCGACGGGAAGAACGCCCTCGTGGTCCTCGACTCCACCGTATCGATGACCGATTCGGACGGCTCCCGAAAACTCCTGGAGCGGATCAGGCAGGGGGTCGCGAAGAGCCTCCCGCAGGGGGTGAGCGCGACGGTGATCTCCGGGCACCGCTACACGCTGGTGAACGCGGACACCATAAAAGGGGACCTCGCCCTCATCCTCACCGTCACCTCGGTGGCGGTGCTGGGGATCTACTTCTTCTTCCTGCGCTCCCTGAGTGCGGTCTTTGTCTTTCTGGTGCCGAGCTCGATCCTCGTGATCGCATCCGGCGTCATGGCGTGCCTCGACAGCAACGTCTACGCGCTTACCTTGGGCTTTGGCGGAGTCCTGCTGGGGATCGCCGACGAATACGCCATGCTCATCTACTTCTCCTGCCGGCAGGGGGGGAAGGATATCGGCACCATCACCGGCGAGGTGGCGCGCCCCGTTCTTTTTGGCGCCGCGGCGACGCTCCTCTCCTTTGGCGTAATGATGATCTCGGCGCTCCCCGGGCAGCGGGAGCTCGCGATATACTCCATGATCGGCATCGTCGCCTCCGTGGCGATCTCGCTGGTGGTGCTGCCGCACCTCGTAAAGCCGCTGCCGCAAGCTGCCGTCCCTGCCGCCCGGCTCGATCTCATGCCGCGCCTGCCGCGCCGCCTGGTGATCGGTGTATGGCTCGGGATCCTTCTCCTCTGCGGCTGGCAGACGACGAAGGTGCGCTTCAACGGAAAGTTGAGCGCGGTCAGCATGGTGACGTCGGAGCTGAAAGAAGCCGAGGATCAGGTCGCGAAGACCTGGGGGGATGTGCGGGGGAAGGCGCTCGTCTTTGCAGAGGGGCCCGATCTCGATGCCGCTCTCGCGGTGAACGACAGGCTCTTCGCGCGGCTCGGCAAGCGCTTCGCCCCGGGTGAGCTGGTGAGTATCGCGCCCCTCCTGCCGAGTTCCGCCCTTCAGGAGGAGAACCGGCAGCGCTGGATCTCCTACTGGAAGGATGGGCGCGCCGCGCGCCTTGCCGCCGATCTCGGCAGGGAAGGGGAGGCACTCGGCTTCTCCGGCGACGCATTCAAGCCGTTCCTGGAGAGGCTGAGTACTCCTCCCCCCGCCGCCACGGAAGAGGGGATGCGCGCCGCGGGGATGGAGGAGCTGGTGAATTCCCTGATCGTGCGCTCCCCGGGGGGCGTGAGGGTCCTTACCATGGTCCCCGACACGCCGGAGGCGATAGCGAGCCTCAGCGAAGAGCTGAAGGGGATCCCGGGGGTGCGGCTGGTGTCGCAGACCCGCTTTGCCACCCAGATGAGCGGCGCCATCGTGCACGACTTCACCCGCTACCTCACCATCACCTGCATACTGGTTTTCGCGCTGGTGGCGATCATCTTCCGCAACCCGCGCCGGATCGCACTGGTGCTCGTGCCGGTGGTCACCGGGCTCGTGTGCTCCCTCGGGATCATGGGGATGCTCGGGATGGAGTTCAACATCTTCAACATCGCGGCGACGATCCTCATCATCGGGCTCTGCGTGGACTACGGGATCTTCACCGTCTGCCGGCTCACGGAAGGCTCCACCCATGCGGCGGACCGCGCCGTCCTCGTCTCCGGGCTTACCACCCTTGCCGGGCTCGGGGCGCTGGCTCTTGCCCGCCACCCCTCGATGCACTCGATCGGGATGACGGTCCTTCTGGGGATCGGGACCGGGATCCCCGCGGCGCTCCTGGTGATTCCGGCTCTGTGCCGGGAGGAGGAGTCATGA
- a CDS encoding DUF3261 domain-containing protein: MKRLVLALLLFVAGCGSVPFRETPAVPTVQKSAAELAAGLWTKGRDTLLLRQSALFELRGMKVPLDGIMKLDPVRKTARLVGMNDLGVKLYDISVDREKTTPHSIIPDLAKYPGFADAVGTSVRRIFLSPEPLPSDRLKTGSDSYELTRSEGDKMLRFLLGGPEAQLLEKSSKGGGESWRVRYYQYERLQGIPVPTGIVLDDSEAGYRLTLWIESVEKTDE, encoded by the coding sequence ATGAAGCGGCTGGTACTGGCACTTCTCCTTTTTGTCGCCGGTTGCGGCTCGGTCCCCTTCAGGGAGACCCCCGCCGTCCCGACGGTGCAAAAGAGCGCGGCCGAGCTCGCGGCGGGGCTCTGGACGAAGGGGCGCGACACGCTTCTCCTTCGCCAGTCGGCGCTCTTCGAGCTGCGCGGCATGAAGGTCCCACTGGACGGCATCATGAAGCTCGACCCGGTCCGGAAGACCGCGCGGCTGGTGGGGATGAACGACCTCGGGGTGAAGCTGTACGACATCTCGGTGGACCGGGAGAAGACGACTCCCCATTCGATCATCCCGGATCTCGCGAAGTACCCCGGGTTCGCCGATGCGGTCGGCACCTCGGTGAGGCGCATCTTCCTCTCCCCGGAGCCGCTCCCCTCCGACCGGTTGAAGACCGGTTCCGACAGCTACGAGCTCACCCGGAGTGAAGGGGACAAAATGCTCCGCTTCCTCCTCGGCGGCCCCGAGGCGCAGCTCCTCGAGAAGAGCTCGAAGGGGGGAGGGGAATCGTGGCGGGTCCGCTACTACCAGTACGAACGGCTGCAGGGGATACCGGTCCCCACAGGCATCGTGCTCGATGACTCCGAGGCTGGCTACCGCCTCACACTCTGGATAGAAAGCGTGGAAAAGACCGATGAGTAA
- a CDS encoding acyl-CoA thioesterase, which translates to MSKHYFPKQEGAPPSLSVTVERQVRFEEVDPLAIVWHGRYPSFFEDARVAFGAKYGVGYLDCYRNGFLTPIKKMHVDYFRPLSFPEPFTIEGILHWTPAARLNFEFIIRNGEGEVTTTGYTVQMMVDTEQNVLLIPPPFIRDFLDRWQAGELS; encoded by the coding sequence ATGAGCAAGCACTATTTCCCGAAGCAGGAGGGGGCGCCCCCTTCGCTGAGCGTGACCGTGGAGCGGCAGGTCCGCTTCGAGGAGGTCGACCCTCTCGCCATCGTGTGGCACGGCCGCTACCCCAGCTTTTTCGAGGACGCCCGGGTCGCCTTCGGCGCGAAGTACGGCGTCGGCTATCTCGACTGCTACCGGAACGGCTTCCTGACCCCCATCAAGAAGATGCACGTGGACTATTTCCGTCCCCTCTCTTTCCCGGAACCGTTCACCATAGAGGGGATCCTGCACTGGACCCCGGCGGCTCGCCTGAACTTCGAGTTCATCATCAGAAACGGTGAGGGTGAGGTGACGACGACGGGGTACACGGTGCAGATGATGGTCGACACGGAGCAGAATGTCCTCCTCATCCCGCCCCCCTTCATCAGGGACTTCCTCGACCGCTGGCAGGCGGGGGAGCTTTCATGA
- a CDS encoding beta-ketoacyl synthase N-terminal-like domain-containing protein, giving the protein MREVCICKTGVLTGFGAGVDALWEGSLCGATAVRPVERFATGRYLSSSASWIEGLERGAAASLLYPLLEMLLDGFGEVPRDALLVTATTKGSIDVLESLRDGAAPDAASLATKGVLEWLAARLGLSDPGMNINAACASSTLAVARAAALIAAGRAEAVLVVCMDLVSEFVFSGFSALQALDPERCRPFDRSRRGLSLGEGGAVLLLTSRERAAAEGLPVLATVAGWGAANDATHITAPARDACGLIQTVQQTLCRASIGAGDVAAVSAHGTGTVYNDQMELTAFRALFGERTLPVHSVKGAIGHTLGAAGGIEIALGVRCLQERLLPPTTGLLEPEAGGEEMVGATARPIAGSYLLSTNSGFGGVNAAVVLRREEP; this is encoded by the coding sequence ATGAGGGAAGTGTGCATCTGCAAGACGGGTGTGCTGACAGGGTTCGGCGCCGGGGTGGACGCCCTCTGGGAGGGCTCTCTTTGCGGCGCGACCGCGGTACGCCCCGTGGAGCGCTTCGCCACCGGGCGCTACCTCTCCTCCAGCGCCTCCTGGATCGAGGGGCTGGAGCGCGGCGCCGCCGCCTCGTTGCTCTACCCGCTCCTGGAGATGCTCCTGGACGGCTTTGGCGAGGTCCCCCGCGATGCCCTCCTTGTCACCGCCACCACGAAGGGGTCGATCGACGTGCTGGAGTCGCTGCGCGACGGCGCGGCTCCGGATGCGGCATCGCTCGCCACCAAAGGTGTGCTGGAATGGCTTGCCGCGCGGCTGGGGCTCTCCGACCCGGGGATGAACATAAACGCCGCCTGCGCCTCCTCCACCCTTGCCGTGGCGCGCGCCGCAGCGCTTATTGCGGCCGGTCGCGCCGAGGCGGTGCTGGTTGTGTGCATGGATCTCGTGAGCGAGTTTGTCTTCTCCGGCTTCTCGGCGCTCCAGGCGCTCGACCCGGAGCGCTGCCGTCCCTTTGACCGCAGCCGCAGGGGGCTCTCCCTCGGCGAAGGGGGGGCTGTTCTCCTCCTTACCAGCCGGGAGCGGGCCGCTGCCGAGGGACTCCCGGTCCTTGCCACCGTGGCGGGGTGGGGTGCCGCGAATGACGCGACGCATATCACTGCCCCCGCGCGCGACGCCTGCGGGCTCATCCAGACCGTGCAGCAGACGCTGTGCCGTGCCTCTATCGGGGCGGGAGATGTCGCAGCGGTCAGTGCCCACGGCACCGGAACGGTGTACAACGACCAGATGGAGCTCACCGCCTTCCGCGCCCTCTTCGGAGAGCGCACCCTCCCGGTCCACTCGGTGAAGGGCGCGATAGGGCACACCCTCGGTGCCGCCGGGGGGATCGAGATCGCACTCGGAGTCCGGTGCCTGCAGGAGCGACTCCTGCCGCCGACGACCGGGCTTCTCGAGCCGGAGGCGGGTGGGGAGGAAATGGTTGGCGCCACCGCGCGCCCCATCGCCGGGAGCTATCTTTTGAGCACCAACTCCGGCTTCGGCGGCGTCAATGCGGCAGTCGTGCTGCGCAGGGAGGAGCCGTAA
- a CDS encoding beta-ketoacyl synthase N-terminal-like domain-containing protein — protein sequence MEAFITGIGWVTSGGIGMGKGGSDFLPGSGELPRLSRKDVFDEPNQRFGRQSEYSKLGLAAVALALRDAGLEKWSEKRPVSVFAATVLGCLATDSEYFQTVLLEGGALASPNLFAFTLANCFLGEAALQFGLTGSLMAVNEGEGGGVTPLRLALEEMAIGDAGTALAGICDLPVPEGMEKSLPLQPGAAFILLSAEEPQEEGYGKVSLGMDGTVSFDGAPVSSFFDLVRGALALRRGPERKETVTP from the coding sequence ATGGAGGCGTTTATCACCGGGATCGGCTGGGTAACCTCCGGCGGGATCGGCATGGGGAAAGGGGGAAGTGACTTTCTCCCCGGAAGCGGAGAGCTTCCCCGCCTCTCGCGCAAAGATGTCTTCGACGAGCCGAACCAGCGCTTCGGGCGGCAGTCGGAGTATTCAAAGCTCGGCCTTGCCGCCGTTGCCCTCGCATTGCGCGACGCCGGGCTGGAGAAGTGGAGCGAGAAGCGCCCGGTCTCCGTCTTCGCCGCCACCGTCCTTGGGTGTCTTGCCACCGACAGCGAGTACTTCCAGACCGTCCTCCTTGAGGGGGGAGCGCTGGCGAGCCCGAATCTCTTTGCCTTTACGCTGGCGAACTGCTTCCTCGGCGAGGCGGCGCTGCAGTTTGGGCTCACCGGCTCTCTCATGGCGGTAAACGAAGGGGAGGGTGGGGGGGTGACCCCATTGCGACTCGCCCTGGAAGAAATGGCGATAGGGGATGCCGGGACGGCTCTTGCCGGAATCTGCGACCTGCCGGTGCCGGAGGGGATGGAAAAGAGCCTCCCGCTGCAGCCGGGGGCTGCTTTCATCCTCCTTTCGGCGGAAGAGCCGCAGGAGGAGGGGTACGGGAAAGTTTCCCTCGGTATGGACGGCACGGTCTCTTTCGACGGTGCGCCGGTTTCATCCTTTTTTGATCTGGTAAGGGGTGCGCTGGCTCTGAGACGTGGACCGGAAAGAAAGGAAACGGTAACCCCTTGA
- a CDS encoding lipid biosynthesis B12-binding/radical SAM protein: protein MRRIFLISTNVTREPYPVYPLGLAAISAALSAAGHEVQQFDMLVAGESRELLCERLKEWNPDFVCVSMRNLDNCDSLSVTGYAEEVRDVIGAVRSVSRAPVIIGGAAFSILPEELLRYTGADYGVVGEGERLICRLVDDLKKGVAAPRLVRNESLLCGPAVPSPLYSEELIAFYRAESGMINLQTKRGCPYDCVYCSYPTLEGKRYRHRDPKTVVDDLVRIQVDHGMETVFFTDSIFNDSEGRYMEVVEEILSRGVSLRWCCYMRPAGIGRTEIALMKRAGLYAVELGTDAACDTTLEGLEKGFTFADALEVNRACVAERLPCAHFVMFGGPGETPETVAEGVANLELLEHTVVCAFSGIRVLPGTKLLDRAVREGVLPEGGSLLEPAYYLSPGVDGAVMNETITEAFRGRRDRIFPPEEGQKRLSIMHRFGYRGLLWDTLIKFPQP, encoded by the coding sequence TTGAGACGTATATTCCTCATCTCCACCAACGTGACCCGCGAGCCGTACCCGGTGTACCCCTTGGGGTTGGCCGCCATTTCCGCAGCGCTTTCGGCGGCGGGGCACGAGGTACAACAGTTCGACATGCTCGTCGCGGGAGAGTCGCGGGAACTCCTTTGCGAGCGGCTGAAGGAATGGAATCCCGACTTTGTCTGCGTCTCCATGCGCAACCTGGACAACTGCGACTCCCTGAGCGTGACCGGCTATGCGGAGGAGGTCCGCGACGTTATAGGCGCGGTCCGGAGCGTATCGCGCGCACCGGTCATTATCGGAGGGGCCGCCTTTTCCATTCTCCCCGAGGAGCTCCTTCGCTACACCGGGGCGGACTACGGCGTGGTGGGCGAGGGGGAGCGCCTGATATGCCGCCTTGTCGACGATCTGAAAAAGGGAGTTGCGGCGCCGAGGCTGGTGCGAAACGAGTCGCTTCTCTGCGGGCCTGCGGTGCCGTCCCCTCTGTACTCGGAGGAGCTGATCGCGTTCTACCGTGCGGAGAGCGGGATGATCAACCTGCAGACGAAGCGTGGCTGCCCGTACGACTGCGTCTACTGCAGCTATCCCACGCTGGAGGGGAAGAGGTACCGCCATCGCGACCCGAAGACGGTGGTAGATGACCTGGTGCGCATCCAGGTCGACCACGGGATGGAGACGGTCTTTTTCACCGATTCCATCTTCAACGACAGCGAGGGGCGCTACATGGAGGTGGTGGAAGAGATCCTCTCCCGCGGCGTTTCGCTTCGCTGGTGCTGCTACATGCGCCCCGCCGGGATCGGCAGGACGGAGATCGCCCTCATGAAGCGGGCAGGGCTCTATGCGGTGGAGCTCGGCACCGACGCGGCGTGCGACACGACTCTAGAGGGGCTGGAAAAGGGATTCACCTTTGCCGACGCCCTGGAGGTCAACCGCGCCTGCGTCGCAGAGCGGCTACCGTGCGCGCACTTCGTCATGTTCGGCGGACCGGGGGAGACCCCGGAAACAGTGGCGGAGGGGGTGGCAAACCTGGAGCTCCTGGAGCACACAGTGGTATGCGCCTTCTCCGGGATCAGGGTCCTCCCGGGTACGAAGCTTCTTGACCGCGCGGTGCGCGAGGGGGTGCTCCCGGAGGGGGGCTCCCTGCTGGAGCCGGCCTACTACCTTTCACCCGGAGTCGACGGTGCCGTCATGAACGAGACGATCACCGAGGCGTTCCGCGGCCGGCGCGACCGGATCTTCCCGCCGGAGGAAGGGCAAAAGAGGCTCTCCATCATGCACCGCTTCGGGTACCGCGGGCTTCTCTGGGACACGCTCATAAAATTCCCGCAGCCGTAG